A single window of Streptomyces cathayae DNA harbors:
- a CDS encoding alpha/beta hydrolase, which yields MRTARATAAAVTAVIGAGAAAVAAGRLASDAALKAPPGRPLPTEPRLTVHATAAGQVSLTRDLAALRPGRYGLTGDDSHAVVGPVLEGVSDSADTVVRRLERVVRGTLKPGDRAWLTPNLYVGDPGTALGLDHTDIEVPGELGPLPAWFLPGVRDTWVLAVHGLGATREHPMNVMEFLHRHHFPILVPSYRGDPGAPRSPDGLNHFGETEWRDLDAAIRHALDAGARQVVLLGWSTGATMALRAAARSTLRDRIAGLVLDSPVLSWESTLRALAAARRTPGALLPLAVRAAQGRTGRYGDHHPGTAEAEHIGVPTLIVHGPGDVVAPWRLSRRLAAAQPNTVTLLTVEDAPHGAMWNADQDAYEEALRRFLTPLM from the coding sequence GTGCGCACTGCCAGAGCGACGGCCGCTGCCGTCACCGCCGTGATAGGTGCCGGCGCCGCCGCGGTGGCGGCCGGCCGGCTCGCCAGCGACGCGGCCCTCAAGGCGCCGCCGGGCAGGCCGCTGCCCACCGAGCCCCGGCTCACCGTGCACGCCACCGCGGCCGGCCAGGTCAGCCTCACCCGGGACCTCGCCGCGTTGCGCCCCGGCCGCTACGGCCTCACCGGTGACGACTCCCACGCGGTCGTCGGACCCGTGCTGGAAGGCGTGTCGGATTCCGCCGACACCGTCGTACGCCGTCTCGAACGCGTCGTGCGGGGCACCCTGAAGCCCGGCGACCGGGCGTGGCTCACCCCGAACCTGTACGTAGGGGACCCGGGCACCGCACTGGGCCTGGACCACACCGACATCGAGGTCCCCGGCGAACTCGGCCCCCTTCCCGCCTGGTTCCTGCCGGGCGTCCGGGACACCTGGGTGCTCGCGGTGCACGGCCTCGGCGCCACCCGGGAACACCCCATGAACGTCATGGAGTTCCTGCACCGCCACCACTTCCCGATACTGGTCCCCTCATACCGGGGCGATCCGGGCGCACCGCGCTCACCCGACGGCCTCAACCACTTCGGCGAGACCGAGTGGCGCGACCTCGACGCGGCGATCCGCCACGCGCTGGACGCCGGCGCGCGGCAGGTCGTCCTGCTCGGCTGGTCCACCGGCGCGACCATGGCGCTGCGCGCCGCGGCCCGCTCCACCCTGCGCGACCGCATCGCCGGGCTCGTCCTCGACTCCCCGGTGCTCAGCTGGGAATCGACCCTGCGCGCCCTCGCCGCCGCCCGCCGCACCCCGGGCGCGCTGCTGCCGCTGGCGGTCCGCGCCGCCCAGGGCCGCACCGGCCGCTACGGCGACCACCACCCCGGCACGGCGGAGGCGGAACACATCGGCGTCCCCACCCTGATCGTCCACGGCCCCGGCGACGTGGTGGCCCCCTGGCGGCTCTCCCGCCGCCTGGCCGCCGCCCAGCCCAACACGGTCACCCTGCTCACGGTCGAGGACGCTCCGCACGGCGCCATGTGGAACGCCGACCAGGACGCCTACGAAGAGGCCCTGCGCCGCTTCCTCACCCCGCTCATGTGA
- a CDS encoding VOC family protein, giving the protein MAGTGGGRPSVFPTLVYADAKAAIRQLTEAFGFTELSVYEGEDGSVLHAELVQGNGAVMLGSQGRGGVFDTAMKGAGPAGVYVVVDDVDAHHRRAAAQGAEILTPPTDQDYGSRDYTARDLEGNVWSFGTYAPGTGA; this is encoded by the coding sequence ATGGCAGGTACGGGTGGCGGACGTCCGAGCGTCTTCCCGACGCTGGTGTACGCGGACGCGAAGGCGGCGATCCGGCAGCTCACGGAGGCCTTCGGCTTCACGGAGCTGTCGGTGTACGAGGGCGAGGACGGCTCGGTGCTGCACGCCGAACTGGTGCAGGGCAACGGCGCGGTGATGCTGGGTTCCCAGGGCCGCGGCGGTGTGTTCGACACGGCGATGAAGGGTGCGGGGCCCGCGGGGGTGTACGTCGTCGTGGACGACGTCGACGCACACCACCGGCGGGCGGCGGCACAGGGCGCGGAGATCCTGACGCCCCCGACGGACCAGGACTACGGCTCGCGGGACTACACGGCCCGGGACCTCGAGGGCAACGTCTGGAGCTTCGGTACGTACGCGCCCGGGACCGGGGCCTGA